Genomic DNA from Porites lutea chromosome 4, jaPorLute2.1, whole genome shotgun sequence:
CCCTATGCACACAAGTGCAACAAGCCAGGTTAGAGCGGATCAGCCCAGGATCAGGTGCTCTATCTCCTTCAAATAAGATAATCAGCCACCCTACAGCTGGGAATTCCAACAGTGAGCATCATAGCTCCCACCACCGCAGCAAGTAATTTTGGGGGTGTAGTCACTCTCCATAGCCACCGCGACATAAATACATAATAATAGtaaattattatataaatgcacttctatcatcatcatcattattatcactgttattatttttttattactattattatcatttcttTTTGGGTGGGTTGCAGGTTCATGTTTTTAACAGGAATAATGCCAGAAAACAAAGTACGCACATCAGACATAATTATGTTTACCTTTACATTATCTTTCACAACTGTGTGAAAATTGTTTTGCTTCATCTAAAGCCAAACATGATAGACATCACAACTCTTAACCTCAGTAGTGAGATAGATGGGTGCTTTCGAGATGCAAGAGGCGCAGGCTGACTTGTTTAAAAGCTCAAGTGCCGCATATCTTCCCTGTTGTGACCTTTTGAATACTCTTCATTTTACTGTGCCAAGTTTACCGTTTCTTTCCATGGATGGGCTATTCACCCACTTCAGTTTCATTGACTTACCATCGGAAAGACAGATGTGCATTCTACCTCTAAGCAGGTAACTGCGCAGGAAACTTGAAGGTCTCAAGTCAACCCGGTTATCGTTGTTGAATCGAGCACCTTAGTTAAAATATGTTTCTTCGGTCAAGTTCTCCAACTTTAGGGATTTAGGATCGATCCCTAGGAGAGTGATGAACACAGCATGCTGCTGATATGGGATTTTGCAGTTGACCAAACACAAACAGCTGCTGCAGAGGCTCCAAAGGTGCCAACAAGAGAGACATTACCAGCAGCTCCATTGCTAGATGTGAGACTCACAGCACATTGTAAATGCTCATTGTTCCCAGAAACAAATGGGATATTTTTCAGCTAAAAAAAGATTGAGGAGAATCAAGATGAAGGTGAGATTTTTCCCTGCCCCCAATGTGTTTCCGAATTCATAGTACAAAGAAAACATTATAAAGGGGGCAATAAAACAAGACTTCTTCTCATTACTTTCAAAGCCCTCCACGATTTCACTCCTGTTTACATCAACGATCTGATAAAATGGTACCAACCAGTGTGTGAGCTTAGGTCATAACTTACTTGGTACCCGTGAATTCAATTTAAAATCTTATGGCTGGCGTGCCTTTTCCATTGTGACACCCTAACTTTGGGTCAGCTTGCCCAAAGACATTAAGAATTCCAGTTctattgacatttttaaaagtaGATTGaagacttttctttttaaacgtGCTTTTTATACATAGATTATTGCTTCTTCTTTGTTTCCAGCAGtagttaattttcttaatttgtATTGTACaaatttttcattctttttattcTCATTTGAATTAGTTATTCTTTGTAAACTGTGCTTTTGAATCCTGGAGAAAAAGTGCTCTATAaatccataataataataattattattattatttttattataaaccAGAAATTTTGTCAATACTCTTCCTCTGTCTTGACCTCCATtttgatgttttgaaaatggcCATTGCCAGGGTGATTATGTTATGGTTGATAAATAGACCATTGTTTTTGCTATTTTAGTAATTTCTTACTCAACCCAGCCCATGGTAAAAGCTAACAAGGTTTTTTCTAGCCTAGCCAGCTTTTTAACTCAACTGCACCCTCAAAGTACCCCATGTCTTTGTTTTCCAAGACAATTTGCGCTAGTAGTCAGTTCTTTTTCAGCCAATGAAATTAGCCGGCAGCCAGCCATTATTTCCCACATCATAAAGGGAAAAACTTGTCACCTAACCACTGATGTCAATTTAGAAAAGAAGCAACCTCTGGGACAAACATCACCAAATACAGACCAATAGCAAAGATTTCTTATGAAGTAGTTTTTGGATGCAATTCAAGAGATGAAATGAGATTTGAACAAATGTGTGAAGACCCAGATACACCAAACACAGAGCATCAATGATCATCAAAGGCAAACAGTcgaagaaaaacaacagcaaaaccctaatcagtaaaataatttcatttttataaaacattatttttgctTATAgcgcacacaatttgcatggcTCGCAGATGGGCCAGCTTAGCAATAATTataaaacatactttttctACAAGTTCAGaaatattacatgtattttggtAATTCTGCTGAAATCATTTTGAACTAAAAATCATTTCAAACTACAACATTTATCCATGTActaatttatttacaattatatttcaaattttattgacTTACACATGTAACATTTAAGTTCAAGTCAATAAGAATACAATTAAAGTAGAAGTTGCTTTTGCATTAGGGAATAGTTGGTCTGTGAATGATCTCTTACCTACAGCATGTACAGGATAGCTGTCTCATACTCATTTTGCTTGTCTCTGATGAGTGCTAAATCCAAATCAAATTTAACCTGCAAAAAAGGAATGCACATTACGATCTAGGAATTCCTATACAGTTTAATAATTTTGACAAGGCTGGGATGCAGTATCAAAGAGGCAAGGAGAGGTCTGTTAAATTACCTTGTTCATAGCTGCAATCTAAACAGTTTAAACTACTTCTAAATGAAATGACAATAAgtgttaaataataaaatagacAAAACAAATACTCTACTACAAATTAAAAAGCTTGTTTCAAAGGGTATGTTTTCACATGGCATTTAAAATTTGACAGAGAGTCAAGGCTGGATATTTTGCTAGGCAGGTTGTTCCAGAACTTTGGGGCCGCATAACACAATGCTCTACCACCAAGTGTTGGGAGTATCTTTCCTCTTGGAACCTCAAGCATAACTTTTTTGCTGGATCCGAGGGAATATCCTATTGATTTCTTGGGGTATCTTGCCGCTTGGAACCTCAAGCATAACTTGTTTGCTGGATCTGAGGGAATATCCTGTTGATTTCCTTTGGCTGAGCAATTTGCAAATAAAATCTGGCAGCATGCCATGAATAGCTTTAAAAGGCATAACTAAAATCTTAAACTCAACGCAATACTTGATGGGAAGCCAGTGAAGTTGAGATAAGACTGGTGTTATATGGCAAAACTTAGGTTGCTCAAACATAAGCCTTGCAGCTGCGTTTTGAACTCTTTGCTGTGGCAATCCATAGAGTAAACTGTTACAGTAATCTACTCAGCTCTCTTTGAGGGGTCACGCGATAGGTGTTTTCTTATCCGCCTAATGTTGTGGAGATAGTAAAATGATGCATTACAGACTTTGTTGATGTGGGAGTTCATTGACAGCTTGTCATCAATGTACGAGCCAAGGTTCCTAACAACTGACGATTTCATTATAACAGTTTCCCACAGTGATCGAAGAAATATTAACTTTAGATAACTGTTGCTAGGTGCCAATGACAAGAAATTCCATCTTTTCATCACTGAGGAGTTTGTCATGTCCATCCATGAGCGAATGTCATCAATGCAATTTTGCAAGGCAGTTAATAGCATCTTGTTGAATTGACAAGTCAACGGGCTTGAAGGACAAATATATTGGTGAATCATCTGCATAACAGTGAGAATTTGGAGGGTGACATTCAATGATGTTAAATAGCTTTGAAGAGTAGATGATACACAACAATGGCCCAAGACAGGACCCTTGTGGAACACCTCAGTCAAGAGGAAGACTGTCAGAGAGGGCGCCGGGAATGGAAACACGTTGACTTCTTGCTGACAAGAACGACTTAAACCAAGCCAGTCTATGCAACAAAACACTATGATCAACAGTGTCAAAGGCAGCGCTCAAGTCAAGTAACACAAGTAGAACAGCATGCTGAGAATTCATTTCCATCAGAATGTTGTTAGTAACTTTCAAAAGTGCTGTTTCTGTACAATGGTTATTTCTGTAGGCAGATTGTAGTGATGGGTAAAGGCCATGTTTCTTCATGTGATTGTCAATTTGAAGAAACACAGCTCTATCGGTTGCTTTTGAGATGAAGGAAAGATTGCTTACAGGCCAATAAAAGAGGTCACGACCATTCTTCTTAAGAATTGGTCGAACCAAAGCCTCTTCCATGCTGAGGGAAAATGGCCACTTTCAAGTGAAATATTAACCATTTTAGTTTTGACCGGTAAGAGGACATCAATGCACTTGACCAGCAGGGATATAGGTATGCGATCGAGAGCACACGACATCTTGGTCAAATTAATGATGCTGCTGTAAGTTTCATCTTCTGTAATTGCTTTGAAGCTACCAAATGACGGAGAATGTAGTTCCATGATGGGGGCACAATCTTGACAATCCCGAATTGTACACTCATGGAAATGAGAAATTTGGTCTGACACTTTCTTCGAGAGGAAAGTAGTATCAAAAGATCATTTTCTCTCTCTAACCCTGTTACAAAATTCATTAATAAGAATAAATAATGCACCAGTTTTCTGCAATAATTGGCTTACCCAAGATATAACAAAAGTTAAACATCTAATGGACGAGAATTCTCTCAACTTTTTTTCCCTCGACCATTTTCAGAATAGATATAACATTCAAGTAAAACCCTTAATGTTTTTTGGAATCGTCTCAGCCGTGAAATCTTTGCAACGACGAAATTCCAAGGACACATCAGCAGTATGAAAGTCCTTTTAACACATTTCTCAAAAGCCAAAAATCATCTAGAATTGTTTACAAGCAACTAATAGCAAATGAAAGTGAAAAATCCATATCTTGTATAGACAAATGGCATAAAGACATCCACTCTTCAACTGAGAAAAATGTTGATTGGAGAAACATTTTTCAAGCAGCAAACACTTGTACAACGAGCTCAAAACtaattgattttaatttcagatttttacatAGACGCTTACCAACTAACAGCTATCTGCAAAAAATAGGAGTTAAAGAGGACGGAAAATGTCCTTTTTGCCATGACGAGAAAGAGGATTTGACGCATCTATTTTcgaaatgcaaaaaaacaaacacttttgGGATAATTTCTCAATATGGCTTCAGTAGTGCCAGATCCTCCAACCAACAGTTACTTAGACATGACTACCGCTTTGGGCCTAACGCCTGACAGCTCTTCCTTTAAGCTCCATATAAACTTCTGTTGTCTTATAGCTAAGATCTTTATCTGGATATGCAGATCAAAAGAATGTTTCTCAATTCACAACAGTTTCTTGTTTTATCTGAGACATATACCAATTAGAAAATAAGACACCGAgcaatacaaaaaaatggaaacctcTCTTTTCCTCGGTGGGTCTTGTCTCCtaactccaaaaacataaattagtAATATCTGCTGACGGCACCTACCATGAATATTTATATTACTTTCACCACaaagaaagccaaaaaaaaatgtaaacattaATTATAGATCATACTAAGTACAGTATTATTTGTAAGTATTGCCATGTAAGTGTGTAAAttcgctatttgttttttttcttttcattactctatttattctgtgtaatttttttttcttttctgtgtgtGTTTTATTtgcaataagaaaaaaattctggcaTGGCTTCTTCCACGATAAATGTGCTGTCGACTTGACCTTGACTCATTTTCGCTCATTTTCTTTAGCAGGTAGTGTGACTGTGTGTCATTTCTTTCTACTGCCACAAGCGTGAAGTTCCCGAGAAGCCACAACTCGGATCAACCAACTTGATCACATTCTCCAGAAAGGTCATAACTATCTTGTTTTCCACAAAGACTTCCACCAAGCTTATAAACATTTTCCTGTCAATCCTAAGGATTCcttaaataaaacatttttatcatgTACATTTCTTGAGTGGTTTTTCTGGTCAACTATTGACATGTTCATCTCTTGCACAAGAGGACCTAGATGAACACCAAGTAGAGTTGaatcttcttgtttttccaaACCTCCTCTTCTTTTTTTACCCCTTTTCCACTAGTTTTCAGCCAAAGTGCTGTGGTCAATAGTAACAGACCTATTAGGGAACAtgaagattttgcaaagtatgCACACAAAAAGCAATGCACCAGGCACCAGTCGATTGTAAATCCCCCTACTCTGGCCTGGGCAGGGTAATGTGAAGACTTTCACTAATATTCACTCTACTTTGGTTCAAAGGTAGTCAGGAAGTAAGCTAGAAAAAACAATCTTCACATCCAGGACCCGTATGAACAGACATTCAGTCATTTGTCACCTGCAGCTTCCTTTTGACCCCACGTAAGTTATTTTATCAGGAAATTTTGCATTGAAGAGAAGTGAAAACATATTTGGCTGGAAAACAAGTATTAAgaacaaataataatttatattgaATGGTGTTAAGTCTCTTAACTTAATAGAGGCAAGAAAGCTCTTGTACATGTGGGTAAAGGTAAGCATGTTTGCAGTGATTTTCCAGACAGGTAAACTTGCTGACCTAATAAAATGGCAGCGCTGCAACGCAACAAACATATAAAGCGTTTTTTGTTT
This window encodes:
- the LOC140934103 gene encoding uncharacterized protein, which produces MEEALVRPILKKNGRDLFYWPVSNLSFISKATDRAVFLQIDNHMKKHGLYPSLQSAYRNNHCTETALLKVTNNILMEMNSQHAVLLVLLDLSAAFDTVDHSVLLHRLAWFKSFLSARSQRVSIPGALSDSLPLD